Proteins from a genomic interval of Ndongobacter massiliensis:
- a CDS encoding radical SAM protein, whose amino-acid sequence MHKYVFGPIPSRRLGQSLGVSPIPEKTCNYSCIYCQLGRTNDMHWQVKNYFPVQDILDEVKETLQEGVSYDVLSVVGEGEPALYADLKALLVGLKKLQKKPVCVITNAANIDDPRVADALLEADILMPSLDGVDETAWRTLHRPSPHIHFDKMMEALFNFRARYRGHFWLEVMLVRGVNDSKDQIDALAEAVRRLHPDRVFVNTPVRPPAESWVEVSSPETIAYAAKVLDATPIDALTEGTFSSAEEDPVEAIAEICLRHPMNQFEILHFLEGRGVSDAAPVFAALDARDGMVRVEYKGIATYRNREKRPQGAKA is encoded by the coding sequence ATGCATAAATATGTTTTCGGACCGATTCCGTCCCGCCGGTTGGGGCAGTCGCTCGGCGTGAGTCCGATTCCCGAAAAAACGTGTAATTATTCCTGCATTTATTGTCAACTGGGGCGCACAAACGATATGCATTGGCAGGTGAAAAATTATTTTCCGGTGCAGGACATTCTGGACGAAGTGAAGGAAACCCTGCAGGAGGGCGTTTCCTACGATGTCCTCTCGGTTGTGGGCGAAGGGGAGCCGGCGTTATACGCCGATTTGAAGGCGCTTTTGGTCGGATTAAAGAAACTGCAGAAAAAACCGGTGTGTGTGATTACGAATGCCGCCAACATCGACGATCCTAGAGTGGCCGATGCGCTGTTGGAAGCGGATATTCTCATGCCGTCTCTGGATGGGGTAGACGAAACCGCGTGGCGCACCCTGCATCGTCCCTCGCCGCATATCCACTTCGACAAAATGATGGAGGCGCTTTTTAATTTTCGCGCCCGTTACCGGGGCCATTTTTGGCTGGAGGTCATGTTGGTGCGCGGGGTGAATGACAGCAAAGACCAGATTGACGCCTTGGCGGAAGCGGTGCGGCGGCTGCACCCGGATCGGGTTTTTGTCAATACGCCGGTGCGTCCACCCGCAGAGTCCTGGGTGGAGGTTTCTTCGCCGGAGACGATTGCGTATGCGGCGAAAGTGCTGGATGCGACACCGATCGATGCATTGACGGAAGGGACATTTTCAAGTGCGGAAGAGGACCCCGTCGAGGCGATTGCGGAGATCTGTCTGCGTCATCCGATGAATCAGTTTGAAATTCTTCACTTTTTGGAGGGACGCGGCGTGTCCGATGCCGCACCGGTGTTCGCTGCACTGGATGCGCGCGACGGCATGGTCCGGGTGGAGTATAAGGGCATTGCGACCTATCGCAATCGGGAAAAGCGCCCTCAAGGAGCAAAAGCATGA
- a CDS encoding glycosyltransferase family 4 protein has translation MENQKIRVNMISSGEDVKGQGVGSAYFELIRLLQTHAQDRIELSFNDDKDVMLNHVHTVHPMCYAQMFLSKHPSCMHVHFLPETLEGSIRLPKFAQDAFYKYFLSMYKAADAVIVVNPIFIDALAAYGVDRNKITYIPNVVSSEAFYPLKERKTRETAEKFGLREDRLTVLGVGQVQTRKGVLDFLEVARALPEMQFIWAGGFSFGNITDGYDELKAAVREAPENVQFPGIIERDEMNLLYNYADVLLMTSYNELFPMSVLEAVNAGTALILRDLDLYRKIYFAEYLCGDSNRAFVEMLRGLAKNPEKLAQARAVSAKIQADYSEARVAQLWVDYYTRFAAAHKVI, from the coding sequence ATGGAGAATCAAAAAATTCGTGTAAATATGATTTCAAGCGGAGAGGATGTGAAGGGACAGGGCGTCGGTTCCGCCTATTTTGAGTTGATCCGTTTGCTGCAAACACATGCGCAGGATCGCATAGAGCTGTCGTTTAATGACGACAAAGATGTCATGCTGAATCATGTCCACACCGTTCATCCGATGTGCTATGCCCAGATGTTTTTGTCGAAACACCCGTCCTGTATGCATGTGCATTTTTTGCCGGAGACTTTGGAAGGCAGCATTCGATTGCCAAAATTTGCGCAAGATGCTTTTTATAAATATTTTTTATCCATGTACAAAGCGGCGGATGCCGTCATTGTAGTGAATCCGATTTTCATTGACGCCCTAGCCGCATACGGTGTAGATCGCAATAAAATCACCTATATTCCGAATGTCGTGTCATCCGAAGCGTTTTACCCGTTAAAAGAACGAAAAACGAGAGAGACCGCCGAGAAATTCGGCCTCCGAGAGGATCGCCTGACGGTGTTGGGCGTCGGGCAGGTACAAACGCGAAAAGGCGTGCTTGATTTTCTGGAAGTGGCGCGTGCGCTGCCGGAGATGCAGTTTATCTGGGCGGGCGGATTTTCCTTCGGAAATATTACGGACGGCTATGATGAACTGAAAGCGGCGGTGCGTGAGGCGCCGGAAAACGTGCAATTTCCCGGAATCATCGAGCGCGATGAAATGAACCTTTTATATAATTATGCGGATGTACTTTTAATGACCTCGTACAATGAACTTTTTCCGATGTCGGTTTTGGAAGCTGTGAATGCGGGCACAGCACTGATCCTGCGGGATCTGGATTTGTATCGCAAGATTTATTTTGCGGAATATCTCTGCGGAGACAGCAATCGCGCCTTTGTTGAAATGCTGCGCGGCTTAGCAAAGAATCCGGAAAAATTGGCGCAGGCGCGGGCAGTTTCGGCGAAGATTCAGGCAGATTATTCAGAAGCGCGGGTGGCGCAGTTGTGGGTGGATTATTACACAAGGTTTGCCGCGGCGCACAAAGTGATATAA
- a CDS encoding M42 family metallopeptidase: MDEKKLAKVAVEKAISYLQVPSVGGDTNRLREILWEEMGAWEANSEGRFSRHRTNKGLIYGTLRGKNDAKHRLVTAHIDTLGAMVQDIKENGRLRLSQVGGYAWPAVEGENVTIFTGSGKTYTGSFLPDKASVHIFRDEARETPRTEFTMEVRIDAPTSSRAETEALGIHVGDVVAYDTRTVYDAQSGYLKSRYLDDKAIVAVQMVVMQDLIERRVELPYTTHFFFSDYEEVGHGIYGIPAECFEFLAMDIGTVGGTHTSSEHKVTILAKDSRTPYNVDFRRYLERLAQREGIAYATDVHYQYGSDATAVIFQGLDAAFACIGLGVDATHHYERAHIDGFAANIALLTAYLQEPALGD, encoded by the coding sequence ATGGACGAGAAAAAACTTGCAAAAGTGGCAGTGGAAAAGGCAATTTCTTATTTACAGGTGCCGAGTGTCGGTGGCGATACGAATCGGCTTCGGGAAATTCTCTGGGAAGAAATGGGTGCGTGGGAAGCGAACAGCGAAGGACGTTTTTCTCGTCATCGCACCAACAAGGGCTTGATTTACGGTACGTTGCGCGGAAAAAATGATGCCAAACACCGTCTGGTCACGGCACACATCGATACGCTCGGGGCGATGGTGCAGGACATCAAGGAGAACGGGCGGCTGCGGCTCAGTCAGGTCGGCGGCTATGCGTGGCCCGCGGTGGAAGGGGAAAATGTGACGATTTTCACCGGAAGCGGCAAAACCTACACGGGCAGCTTTCTGCCGGACAAAGCTTCGGTTCACATTTTCCGCGATGAGGCGCGTGAAACGCCGCGCACTGAATTCACGATGGAAGTGCGCATTGATGCGCCCACATCCTCCCGTGCGGAAACGGAAGCGCTAGGCATTCACGTCGGCGACGTTGTCGCCTATGACACGCGTACGGTGTACGATGCGCAGAGCGGCTATCTGAAATCGCGCTATCTCGACGACAAGGCGATCGTCGCGGTGCAGATGGTTGTGATGCAGGATCTCATTGAAAGGCGCGTGGAACTGCCTTACACGACGCACTTCTTTTTCAGCGATTATGAAGAGGTGGGTCACGGCATTTACGGGATTCCGGCGGAGTGTTTCGAATTTTTAGCGATGGACATCGGCACCGTCGGCGGCACCCATACTTCGAGCGAGCACAAAGTGACGATTTTAGCGAAAGATTCGCGCACGCCGTATAATGTCGATTTTCGGCGCTATCTGGAGCGCTTGGCGCAGCGCGAGGGCATTGCCTACGCGACGGATGTGCATTATCAATATGGTTCAGACGCCACGGCGGTGATTTTCCAGGGGCTGGACGCTGCGTTTGCGTGCATCGGGTTGGGCGTCGACGCCACCCATCACTATGAACGGGCACATATCGACGGTTTTGCCGCAAATATTGCACTGCTTACGGCGTATCTGCAGGAACCGGCACTCGGCGACTGA
- a CDS encoding dihydrofolate reductase, with translation MLHILLATDAAFGIGNAGDLLFHIPADLKQFRRLTTGQIIVMGRKTLDSLPGGRALPKRDNIVLTRDVHFTRENITPVADTPALLKALRTLDPHEEKEHYLIGGAGALRALWPLCGKATLTVLRRTCDPVDTRIPNLDVSPDWMLESETDPVPFEETFYTVRTYRRLHTESGARPLESSPFA, from the coding sequence ATGCTCCACATTTTGTTGGCTACGGATGCCGCCTTCGGCATCGGAAACGCAGGTGACCTGCTGTTTCACATTCCCGCCGACTTGAAACAATTTCGTCGGCTTACGACCGGGCAAATCATTGTCATGGGGCGAAAAACCCTCGATTCCCTGCCCGGCGGACGGGCACTTCCGAAGCGCGACAACATCGTTCTCACACGCGATGTGCACTTCACGCGGGAAAATATCACGCCCGTCGCTGATACTCCCGCACTGCTTAAGGCACTGCGCACGCTCGATCCCCATGAAGAAAAAGAGCACTACCTCATCGGCGGCGCCGGTGCGCTGCGTGCCCTCTGGCCGCTCTGCGGGAAAGCAACGCTCACCGTCCTACGGCGCACCTGCGACCCGGTCGATACGCGCATCCCGAATTTGGACGTCTCACCCGACTGGATGCTGGAAAGCGAAACCGATCCCGTGCCTTTTGAAGAGACCTTCTACACCGTGCGCACGTACCGGCGCCTGCACACAGAGTCCGGCGCAAGACCGCTCGAAAGTAGCCCGTTCGCTTAA
- the sufB gene encoding Fe-S cluster assembly protein SufB — translation MRERTNVEEMDRGVYDVKNPFAYDVMAERGLTEDIVREISELKNEPDWMLQKRLEALAIFNKTENPTWGPDLTPVDMNKISTYIRPKAQMESNWQDVPDEIRNTFELLGIPEAELDQLAGVGAQYDSEIVYHNMKSYLAEQGVVYTDFESGVREYPEIVKAYFGKLITPRLHRYAALHYAVWSGGSFVYVPKGVNVDIPLQSYFRLNAPGAGQFEHTLIIIEEGAYCHFIEGCSAPKYNTINLHAGAVELYVKENAHLRYSTIENWSRNMYNLNTKRARVEKNGKIEWVSGSFGSHVSMLYPASLLVGEGARSEFTGITFAGKEQYLDTGAQVMHYAPHTYSTVNSKSISKSGGVAIYRGLVDIGKDAAGSKSTVSCESLMLDPESRSDTIPTIRIENDDVDLGHEAKIGRIDEGAIFYLMSRGIPEEEAKALIVRGFAEPIAKELPIEYAVEMNNLITLELKGAIG, via the coding sequence ATGCGGGAACGCACCAATGTGGAGGAGATGGACCGCGGCGTGTACGATGTCAAAAACCCGTTTGCCTACGACGTCATGGCGGAGCGGGGGCTGACGGAAGACATTGTGCGGGAAATCTCGGAATTGAAGAATGAACCGGATTGGATGCTGCAAAAGCGGCTGGAAGCGCTGGCGATTTTCAACAAGACGGAAAATCCGACATGGGGACCGGACCTCACCCCCGTGGATATGAATAAAATTTCCACGTATATCCGTCCAAAAGCGCAGATGGAAAGCAACTGGCAGGATGTGCCGGATGAGATCCGCAACACCTTTGAGCTGCTGGGCATTCCGGAAGCGGAACTGGACCAACTTGCCGGCGTCGGTGCGCAGTACGATTCGGAAATTGTCTATCACAATATGAAGTCGTACCTGGCGGAGCAGGGCGTGGTTTATACGGATTTTGAAAGCGGGGTGCGCGAGTATCCGGAAATTGTCAAGGCGTATTTCGGGAAACTCATCACACCGCGTCTCCATCGCTATGCGGCGCTGCATTATGCGGTTTGGTCGGGCGGCTCCTTTGTCTATGTGCCAAAGGGCGTGAATGTCGATATTCCGCTGCAAAGTTACTTCCGTTTGAATGCGCCGGGGGCGGGGCAGTTTGAGCATACGCTCATCATTATTGAAGAGGGTGCCTATTGTCACTTTATCGAGGGCTGTTCGGCTCCAAAATATAATACGATCAATCTGCACGCCGGCGCGGTGGAGCTCTACGTCAAGGAGAATGCGCATCTGCGTTACTCAACGATTGAGAATTGGTCGCGCAATATGTACAATCTCAATACGAAACGGGCGCGGGTGGAGAAAAACGGAAAAATCGAATGGGTCTCCGGATCCTTTGGCTCGCACGTCTCCATGCTCTATCCCGCGAGTCTTTTGGTCGGCGAGGGTGCGCGCAGTGAATTCACGGGCATTACCTTTGCCGGCAAGGAGCAGTATCTCGACACCGGTGCGCAGGTTATGCATTATGCTCCGCACACGTATTCGACGGTCAATTCCAAGTCCATCTCCAAGTCGGGCGGAGTTGCAATTTATCGCGGGCTGGTCGACATCGGCAAAGACGCTGCCGGCAGCAAATCGACGGTTTCCTGTGAATCACTGATGCTCGATCCGGAAAGCCGTTCGGACACGATTCCGACGATTCGCATCGAGAATGACGACGTCGATTTGGGACATGAAGCGAAAATTGGGCGCATTGACGAAGGCGCCATATTCTATCTGATGAGCCGCGGCATTCCGGAGGAAGAGGCCAAGGCACTGATTGTACGCGGCTTTGCCGAGCCGATCGCCAAAGAATTGCCCATAGAGTATGCGGTGGAGATGAATAATCTGATTACGCTGGAACTCAAGGGCGCCATCGGTTAG
- a CDS encoding anaerobic ribonucleoside-triphosphate reductase activating protein, which produces MNFSGFQKLTLLDYPGKTACTLFTAGCDFRCPFCHNPSLVLPEPTESTAQRPEAQTPEMQPKGAFSGPGHWTEAEVLAFLQKRIGLLDGVCITGGEPLLHTDLAPFLARVKTLGFSVKLDTNGNHPTFLKQLVAQGLVDYVAMDLKNAPMQYARTIGRPIFDPDAVRQSVEFLLSDAVDYEFRTTVIRELHRKEDLLALAQGIRCARRYFLQAFVDTGNLVQDALKKNGTGTFSESEESGETGAQHRFHAYSEAEMRMLCDVVRAVLPATEVRGL; this is translated from the coding sequence ATGAATTTCAGCGGGTTTCAAAAATTGACACTTCTCGATTATCCGGGCAAAACCGCCTGCACATTGTTTACGGCAGGCTGTGATTTTCGTTGTCCTTTTTGCCATAATCCTTCTCTGGTACTGCCCGAACCGACAGAAAGCACGGCGCAAAGACCGGAAGCGCAGACGCCGGAGATGCAGCCGAAAGGTGCTTTCTCCGGACCCGGGCATTGGACGGAGGCGGAGGTGTTGGCTTTCTTACAAAAGCGCATCGGACTTTTGGACGGTGTATGTATTACGGGCGGCGAGCCACTTCTGCACACGGACCTTGCGCCCTTTCTTGCGCGCGTGAAGACACTGGGCTTTTCCGTAAAACTCGACACCAACGGCAATCACCCGACCTTTTTGAAACAGTTAGTGGCGCAGGGACTCGTGGATTACGTCGCCATGGATCTCAAAAATGCGCCGATGCAGTATGCGCGCACGATCGGCAGACCGATCTTCGATCCGGATGCCGTGCGGCAAAGCGTGGAATTTCTTCTTTCGGATGCGGTCGATTACGAGTTTCGAACGACGGTCATTCGGGAACTGCACCGCAAAGAAGATTTGCTCGCTCTGGCGCAGGGGATTCGCTGTGCGCGTCGCTACTTTTTGCAGGCATTTGTCGATACGGGAAATTTGGTGCAAGACGCACTGAAAAAAAACGGCACAGGGACATTTTCGGAGTCTGAAGAATCAGGGGAAACCGGAGCGCAGCACCGCTTTCACGCATATTCCGAGGCAGAGATGCGGATGCTGTGCGATGTGGTTCGTGCCGTCTTGCCCGCCACGGAGGTGCGGGGCTTATAA
- the sufC gene encoding Fe-S cluster assembly ATPase SufC: protein MDSLLEIRDLYVAVEDKTILQGINMTIRKGEVHVVMGPNGAGKSTLANAIMAHPKYTVAKGDILFEGESLLDLPADERARKGLFMSFQSPKAVPGITVEDFLRTAKGQKEGKTLSVLAFQKQLRAAMEELQMDPGYAQRYLNVGFSGGERKKMEILQMKILDPKFIMLDETDSGLDVDAVRIVSDGISDFLNAEKSCLIITHHSEILSSIHADVVHIVIDGRIVKEGGAELIHRIQEEGYEKIREEVEGAACGANASEGA, encoded by the coding sequence ATGGATTCATTGTTGGAAATCCGCGACTTATATGTTGCGGTTGAGGACAAAACAATTTTACAGGGCATCAATATGACCATTCGCAAGGGCGAGGTACACGTCGTTATGGGTCCGAACGGCGCCGGAAAATCGACCCTTGCCAACGCCATCATGGCCCATCCGAAATATACGGTGGCAAAGGGAGATATTCTCTTTGAAGGGGAAAGTCTGCTGGATTTGCCGGCCGATGAACGGGCGCGCAAGGGCTTGTTTATGAGCTTTCAATCGCCAAAGGCGGTGCCGGGCATCACTGTGGAAGATTTTTTGCGCACCGCGAAGGGGCAAAAAGAGGGCAAGACGCTTTCCGTACTGGCGTTTCAAAAACAGCTGCGTGCCGCGATGGAAGAGTTGCAGATGGATCCGGGTTATGCGCAGCGCTACCTGAATGTCGGCTTTTCGGGCGGGGAGCGCAAAAAGATGGAGATTTTGCAGATGAAAATTCTCGATCCGAAATTCATCATGTTGGATGAGACGGATTCGGGATTGGATGTCGATGCGGTGCGCATTGTCTCCGACGGCATTTCCGATTTTCTCAATGCGGAGAAGAGTTGCCTGATCATCACGCACCACAGTGAAATTCTTTCATCCATTCATGCTGACGTGGTGCATATCGTCATCGACGGCCGCATCGTCAAAGAAGGCGGTGCAGAGCTGATCCATCGCATCCAGGAAGAAGGTTACGAGAAAATCCGCGAAGAGGTTGAGGGAGCGGCGTGCGGTGCGAACGCTTCGGAAGGAGCGTGA
- a CDS encoding pyridoxamine kinase, with translation MSRLQRCVAIHDLSSFGRSSLTIVIPTLSAMGIQVCPVPTAVLSTHSGNFSEYTFVDLTNSMAGTFAHWKKLELTFEGIYSGFLGSPEQVRLIADMIAEFRRPETLVVVDPVLGDKGDFYSSIAPAMAEEMRGLVHLADVLTPNLTELFLLLGEPYQPHPQLEALDAYIARLAACGPRRIVVTSVPGEEEDSIGCRVYDDGVLSTIESKQYPAHYPGTGDYYTSIVTGALMDGLPFGKACQKAAHEVYRAIQESDASGEPSREGILLESALQRLLQEAQVRRVPGAREGAVSRACREGWY, from the coding sequence ATGAGTCGATTGCAGCGCTGTGTCGCCATTCACGATTTGTCCTCCTTCGGGCGTTCGTCGCTTACCATTGTCATTCCGACACTCTCGGCGATGGGGATTCAGGTCTGCCCCGTGCCGACGGCGGTATTGTCCACGCACAGCGGCAACTTTTCCGAATATACTTTCGTCGATCTCACAAATTCCATGGCGGGGACTTTTGCGCATTGGAAAAAGCTGGAGCTGACCTTTGAAGGCATTTATTCGGGATTTTTAGGCTCTCCGGAACAGGTGCGCCTGATTGCCGACATGATTGCGGAATTTCGACGTCCGGAAACGCTGGTGGTTGTCGACCCGGTGTTGGGCGACAAGGGGGATTTTTATTCCTCGATCGCACCGGCAATGGCGGAGGAAATGCGGGGGTTGGTTCATTTGGCGGATGTGTTGACGCCGAACCTGACGGAGCTTTTTCTACTCTTGGGGGAACCGTATCAACCGCATCCACAGTTGGAAGCATTGGACGCGTATATCGCGCGCCTTGCCGCCTGCGGTCCCCGGCGCATTGTCGTGACCTCGGTGCCGGGCGAAGAGGAAGATTCCATCGGTTGTCGTGTCTATGATGATGGCGTACTTTCTACGATTGAAAGTAAACAGTATCCGGCACACTATCCGGGGACGGGCGATTACTATACGAGTATTGTTACCGGCGCACTGATGGACGGGCTTCCCTTTGGCAAGGCCTGTCAAAAAGCGGCGCACGAGGTGTACCGGGCGATTCAGGAAAGCGACGCTTCCGGGGAACCTTCTCGGGAGGGCATCCTTCTGGAATCGGCGCTGCAGCGGTTGTTGCAGGAGGCGCAGGTCCGTCGCGTGCCCGGAGCGCGGGAAGGCGCCGTCAGCCGCGCCTGCCGGGAAGGGTGGTATTAA